The Pseudomonadota bacterium genome window below encodes:
- the dnaQ gene encoding DNA polymerase III subunit epsilon produces the protein MRQIVLDTETTGLEPGEGHRIIEIGCVDLVNRRVSERRFHYYLCPDRDIDPGAVEVHGITLAQLKDSPRFADIAKEFLDFIRGADLIIHNAAFDIGFINNELRRLGPEWGRIEEVCAVIDTLALARELHPGQKNSLDALCKRYQVDNSARIQHGALLDAEILADVYLAITGGQADLLLDDFRPAAGKKIESVRAEKRPPLPVIVPSEGERTEHRRLLEIIDRASGGRCLWRREETDDGAVSPQESLIEQYSDSCASHQ, from the coding sequence ATGCGCCAGATCGTACTCGATACGGAAACCACGGGCCTCGAGCCGGGAGAGGGTCATCGAATCATCGAGATTGGCTGTGTGGATCTCGTCAATCGGCGAGTGAGCGAGCGCCGGTTTCATTATTATCTTTGCCCGGACCGGGACATCGATCCCGGCGCGGTGGAGGTGCACGGTATTACCCTGGCGCAACTCAAGGACAGTCCACGATTCGCAGACATCGCGAAGGAATTTTTAGACTTCATCCGGGGCGCCGACCTTATCATCCACAACGCCGCTTTTGACATCGGCTTTATCAACAACGAGCTCCGGCGGCTCGGGCCGGAGTGGGGGCGGATCGAGGAAGTCTGTGCGGTGATCGACACTCTGGCCCTGGCACGCGAGTTACATCCTGGACAAAAGAATAGCTTGGACGCCTTGTGCAAGCGCTACCAGGTCGACAACTCGGCGCGCATACAGCACGGCGCCTTGCTCGATGCGGAGATCCTTGCCGATGTGTATCTTGCGATTACCGGCGGACAAGCCGATCTGCTCCTGGATGACTTTAGGCCCGCCGCCGGAAAGAAAATAGAATCGGTCCGCGCCGAAAAGCGGCCGCCGCTACCCGTGATCGTTCCTAGTGAGGGCGAGCGGACGGAGCACCGCAGGCTTCTGGAGATTATCGATCGCGCGAGCGGTGGCCGGTGCCTGTGGCGGCGCGAGGAAACCGATGATGGGGCAGTGTCCCCGCAGGAGTCACTTATAGAGCAATATTCTGACTCTTGCGCTAGTCATCAATAG
- a CDS encoding NfeD family protein, with protein sequence MQIPWWAWIVGGIGLMLIELLGPTFFILWFGVAAVLVGIVAAYVDLSLAQQLSLWGGLSVGMAVLWFQLFPAPHRTLSGLSKEAVVGERGLIVQEVSEMQRGTIRFQKPILGSETWPVIADERIASGERAKIVDVVGQTLKVEKLS encoded by the coding sequence ATGCAAATACCTTGGTGGGCTTGGATCGTCGGTGGGATCGGACTAATGCTGATCGAGCTTTTGGGCCCGACGTTTTTTATCCTCTGGTTCGGTGTCGCGGCCGTGCTGGTAGGGATCGTGGCCGCCTATGTCGATCTCAGCCTCGCACAGCAGCTTTCGCTCTGGGGAGGGCTGTCCGTCGGGATGGCCGTGCTCTGGTTCCAGCTATTTCCGGCGCCGCATCGGACCCTGTCGGGCCTCTCAAAGGAGGCCGTTGTCGGGGAACGGGGCCTGATCGTCCAGGAGGTATCCGAGATGCAGCGGGGTACGATCCGATTCCAAAAACCGATACTCGGATCGGAGACCTGGCCGGTGATCGCGGATGAACGGATCGCTTCCGGCGAACGCGCTAAAATAGTGGACGTGGTAGGGCAGACACTCAAGGTCGAAAAGCTTTCATAG
- a CDS encoding SPFH/Band 7/PHB domain protein — MEFTEFTLIAFAVFIIVLVTIAKAVRTVPQGEEWVVERLGKFNSTLTAGLRFLIPYIDRVAYRVPTKDLILDIPEQEVITRDNVVIITNAIAFVKVTDTVKAVYGITDFRSGVSNITQTTLRSIIGEMELDHALSSRDQIKVRLKESISDDVADWGLTVKSVEIQDIKPSASMQTSMEKQAAAERERKAAVIRAEGEKQAAILQAEARLEAAKRDAAAQITLASGASEAIKKVTDAISDRDLPAYFLLGERYITAIKDLAASPGSKTVLLPADLIQAIQGLLGRSRP, encoded by the coding sequence GTGGAATTTACAGAATTTACACTGATTGCCTTTGCGGTATTCATTATTGTCCTGGTCACGATCGCCAAAGCGGTGCGCACCGTACCGCAAGGCGAAGAATGGGTGGTTGAACGGCTGGGGAAGTTCAACTCGACCTTGACGGCGGGATTGCGGTTTCTGATCCCGTACATCGATCGGGTGGCCTACCGGGTGCCCACCAAGGATCTCATCCTCGATATACCTGAACAAGAGGTGATCACGCGCGACAATGTTGTCATCATTACCAATGCGATCGCCTTTGTGAAGGTGACCGACACCGTCAAGGCCGTCTACGGCATCACTGACTTTCGCTCCGGGGTCTCGAATATTACCCAAACCACGTTGCGGTCGATCATCGGGGAGATGGAACTCGACCATGCGCTGTCCTCACGCGATCAGATCAAGGTGAGACTGAAAGAGTCGATTTCCGACGACGTGGCCGACTGGGGGCTAACGGTGAAATCCGTTGAAATCCAGGACATCAAACCGTCGGCATCGATGCAAACGTCGATGGAAAAACAGGCGGCCGCCGAGCGCGAGCGAAAAGCGGCCGTCATCAGGGCGGAAGGGGAGAAACAGGCGGCCATTCTTCAGGCGGAGGCGCGCTTGGAAGCCGCGAAACGCGACGCCGCGGCGCAAATTACTCTCGCCAGCGGCGCGTCGGAAGCGATTAAAAAAGTGACCGATGCGATCTCCGATCGCGATTTGCCCGCCTATTTCCTTTTGGGCGAACGCTATATTACGGCGATCAAGGATCTGGCGGCGTCACCCGGCAGTAAAACCGTCCTATTGCCCGCAGATCTTATTCAGGCCATACAAGGTCTCCTGGGCCGAAGCCGGCCGTAG
- a CDS encoding DEAD/DEAH box helicase — protein MSFQELNLDSLLLRAIEASRFLSPTEVQRQVIPLALEGRDVMASAQTGTGKTAAFVLPALQRLLTPSTARGRGPRVLVLTPTRELANQINESIRQLGRFTRCSFGAIVGGVAYPPQQQLLGRPLDVLVATPGRLLDHMERGRVDFSRLELLVLDEADRMLDMGFIEDVERIAAATPAGRQSLLFGATLEGDILRVARRLLQHPVRVQIAGIKERHTLIEQRMHRFDNTKHKHALLDHLLQDTKVYQAIIFTATKRGAENLAGTLEADGHAAAALHGDMRQSARNRTVERLRRGKLRVLVATDVAARGLDIKDISHVINFDLPMVAQDYIHRIGRTGRAGVTGTAISLVGPGDGIKLGRIERLTAQKLDRQVIPGLEPTSPEPGARKPKPLQRGQNGPRGRAGSDAINKHRPRPHGKKVGFRPSQPGRTSGRPSGMRG, from the coding sequence TTGTCATTTCAAGAATTAAATCTCGATTCTTTGCTGCTACGCGCTATCGAAGCCAGCCGCTTTCTCTCGCCCACCGAGGTGCAGCGTCAGGTTATCCCGCTCGCCCTGGAAGGCCGTGACGTCATGGCCTCGGCACAGACCGGCACGGGCAAGACGGCCGCCTTCGTGTTGCCCGCCTTGCAGCGCTTGCTGACGCCATCCACGGCGCGCGGCCGCGGCCCGCGGGTGTTAGTCCTGACCCCGACACGCGAGTTGGCCAACCAGATCAACGAATCCATCCGGCAGCTCGGCCGCTTCACGCGCTGCTCGTTCGGGGCCATCGTGGGCGGCGTCGCCTATCCGCCGCAGCAACAACTGCTCGGCAGGCCCCTGGATGTCCTGGTGGCCACGCCGGGGCGTTTGCTCGATCATATGGAGCGGGGTCGAGTCGACTTCTCCCGCCTGGAGCTCCTGGTCCTCGACGAGGCCGATCGCATGCTGGACATGGGCTTCATCGAGGATGTCGAGCGCATCGCGGCGGCCACCCCGGCCGGGCGCCAGAGCTTGCTGTTCGGGGCCACCTTGGAAGGGGACATCCTGCGGGTCGCGCGGCGCTTGTTACAACATCCGGTGCGCGTCCAGATCGCCGGCATCAAGGAGCGCCACACCTTGATCGAGCAGCGGATGCACCGTTTCGATAATACGAAACACAAGCACGCCCTTCTCGATCACCTGTTACAGGATACCAAAGTCTACCAGGCCATCATTTTTACCGCGACTAAACGCGGGGCCGAAAACCTGGCCGGAACCCTCGAAGCGGATGGGCACGCGGCGGCTGCCCTACACGGGGACATGCGCCAAAGCGCCCGGAATCGCACCGTGGAACGCCTGCGTAGGGGTAAGCTGCGGGTCCTCGTCGCGACCGACGTGGCCGCCCGTGGGCTCGACATCAAGGATATCAGTCATGTGATCAACTTCGACCTTCCCATGGTTGCACAGGACTATATCCATCGGATCGGGCGCACCGGCCGCGCCGGCGTTACCGGTACCGCCATCTCGTTGGTAGGGCCGGGAGATGGGATTAAGCTCGGGCGCATCGAGCGGCTGACCGCCCAGAAGCTGGACCGGCAGGTGATCCCGGGGCTCGAGCCCACCAGCCCCGAACCGGGGGCGCGTAAACCCAAGCCGCTGCAGCGGGGTCAGAACGGGCCGCGCGGACGTGCCGGTTCCGATGCCATAAACAAGCACCGGCCACGGCCGCACGGCAAGAAGGTTGGTTTCCGGCCTAGCCAGCCCGGACGCACATCGGGGAGGCCCAGCGGGATGAGGGGCTAA